The window GGGGGGCGCCAGGGGAGCCTCGCGCTGAAGCGGGAGATGGCGGGCGTGGCGGGGACCATCCGCACGCGGATTCTCTACTGACCGTTGCCTTTGCCGCACCGCGCAGCTAACGTAGACACGTACGTCCGGAGGAGCCCGACTCGTGGATCTTCGTGCAACCTTGCGCCGCATCGACTGGCCCATCGCGATCTTCCTCGTCGCCTACCACGCGGCGCTGATCGTCGGGCTCCCCGTCTACTTCGCCCGCAACACGCCGTCCCCGGGCGTCGTCGTCGCGGCGCTCGTGCTGCTCGTCGTCACCGAGATCGGAATCGGAGCGGCGTACCACCGGTTCTACGCGCATCGCTGCTACAAGATGAACAAGGCGGCGGAAGCGGTCCTGCTCTTCCTCGCGACCCTCGCCTTCCAGGGAAGCGCGCTGAAGTGGTCCCACGACCACCGGCGGCACCACGCGCACGTCGACACGGACGACGATCCGTATTCGATCAAGAAGGGGTTCTTCTACGCGCACATGGGCTGGTTGTTCTACAAGACCGCGCCCATCGACCCGCGACTGGTGCGGGACCTCGAGCGGAACCGGCTCGTGATGTTCCAGCACCGCTGGTTCGTCACGCTCGGCGTCGGGGCCAACGCCGCGGTTTGCGCGATGGTCGGCGCCGCGACGGGAGACTGGCTGGGATCGTTCACCCTGGTGTGGTGGACGCGCCTGCTCGCCTCGCACCACCTCACCTGGTTCATCAACTCGCTCGCCCACACGTGGGGCTCGAAGACCTATTCGCGGGAGCACTCCGCCGTCGACAACTTCGTGATCGCGTTCCTGACGGTGGGCGAGGGGTACCACAACTACCACCACACCTTCGCGTCGGACTACCGCAACGGGGTGAAGTGGTACCACTTCGACCCGACCAAATGGACGATCTTCCTCCTCAACAAGCTCGGCCTCGCGAAGGACCTTCGCCGCTTCAGCCGCGAGACGATCGAGCGACGGCTTCTCGAGGAGGACCGCCGCCTGCTGCTCGACCAGCTGCGCACCGTCGCCGCGGCGAAACGCGCCGAGTTCGAGCGGCGGATCCACGAGCTCGCCGACGAGCTCCAGGCCAAGCGCCGCCGGATCGCCCAGGCGACCGCGGAGCTGCGCCAGGCGGGCCGGAACAACGCCGAGGCGCTCCGCGCCGAGGTTCAGGCCCTGCGCGAAGCCGTCCGGCGGGACATGCGGGACTGGTCGCGGCTCTGCGACACGGTGCTTTCGCTCGCGCCCATCGCCGCCTGATCCGGCACTTGACAAATATCGGAGCCAAGCTCTCCGCTTAGGATGCAGAATGAGCCGCGGACCCTGTGAGGGGCTAATAGGAGGCTTGGAAATGAAGAAGGTGTTCGCCGTTCTCGCCGTGTTCGCCGTCGTGGTGGCCGCGGGAACCCTGTTCGCCGAGGACAAGAAAGCTCCCGAGAAGATCACGTATGCCGCGAAGCCGGGCGAAGTGACCTTCGACCACGCCAAGCACGTCGAGAAGGCCAAGGGCGATTGCAAGGCGTGCCACCCCGGCATCTTCGAGCAGGCGCAGGGCAAGCTGGGCGAGTACAAGGCCAGCATGCACAAGACCGCCGAAGCCGAGAAGAAGGCCTGCGGTGCCTGTCACGTCGCCGGCGGCGCGGCGTTCGAGAGCAAGGGCAACTGCGCGAAGTGCCACATCAAGAAGTAACCGATCCGCGACGCGGATCTCGCGAAGGGGCGCCTTTCGGCGCCCCTTCGTGTTTTTGGGGTTGACGCACCCGGACGTTGTGCGGACGCTTAGGCGGTCGGCGGAGTGTGCCCTCCGCCCTCGGGGGGTTGATCCGTGTCGCGTTCCCGCTGCCTCGCCCTTTCCCTTCTCCTGACCACGCTGACTTTCGCCTCACCTTCCCTCCACGCCGCCGTCGCCGATCGCGCTCCGAGCCGATTCGACCGTCTGGTGACGTGGGACGCGGTTTCCGGCCTCGGGATCGTGGCGGAGTCTCCCGAGCAGATCGCGGACTTCGCGGACGGCCAGGCGGGGTGGGCCGCGTTCC is drawn from Candidatus Polarisedimenticolaceae bacterium and contains these coding sequences:
- a CDS encoding c(7)-type cytochrome triheme domain-containing protein, with protein sequence MKKVFAVLAVFAVVVAAGTLFAEDKKAPEKITYAAKPGEVTFDHAKHVEKAKGDCKACHPGIFEQAQGKLGEYKASMHKTAEAEKKACGACHVAGGAAFESKGNCAKCHIKK
- a CDS encoding fatty acid desaturase; this encodes MDLRATLRRIDWPIAIFLVAYHAALIVGLPVYFARNTPSPGVVVAALVLLVVTEIGIGAAYHRFYAHRCYKMNKAAEAVLLFLATLAFQGSALKWSHDHRRHHAHVDTDDDPYSIKKGFFYAHMGWLFYKTAPIDPRLVRDLERNRLVMFQHRWFVTLGVGANAAVCAMVGAATGDWLGSFTLVWWTRLLASHHLTWFINSLAHTWGSKTYSREHSAVDNFVIAFLTVGEGYHNYHHTFASDYRNGVKWYHFDPTKWTIFLLNKLGLAKDLRRFSRETIERRLLEEDRRLLLDQLRTVAAAKRAEFERRIHELADELQAKRRRIAQATAELRQAGRNNAEALRAEVQALREAVRRDMRDWSRLCDTVLSLAPIAA